In Nitrosococcus oceani ATCC 19707, the following proteins share a genomic window:
- the ruvB gene encoding Holliday junction branch migration DNA helicase RuvB, translated as MTLNRDMVSPQEDRGEKAVEFSLRPARLADYVGQPQVQEQMEVFIPAARARHEALDHVLIFGPPGLGKTTLSHIIANELEVNLRQTSGPVLERPGDLAALLTNLEPRDVLFIDEIHRLSPVVEEVLYPAMEDRQIDIMIGEGPAARSIKLDLVPFTLVGATTRAGLLTSPLRDRFGIVQRLEFYAVDHLVLIVERTARILGMAMEKEGALEIARRSRGTPRIANRLLRRVRDYAEIKGDGQVTRQVAQKALDLLDVDSHGFDTMDRKLLLAMLEKFDGGPVGVDSLAAAIGEERGTIEDVIEPFLLQQGFVMRTPRGRMATRHAYLHFGLKPAVKMVPQEVSDLFPNE; from the coding sequence ATGACCCTAAACCGAGATATGGTTTCCCCCCAAGAAGATCGTGGGGAAAAAGCAGTTGAATTTTCGCTACGTCCTGCCAGATTAGCCGATTATGTAGGACAACCCCAGGTGCAAGAGCAGATGGAGGTTTTTATTCCTGCTGCCCGGGCCCGGCATGAGGCCCTTGACCACGTACTTATTTTTGGCCCCCCAGGGCTGGGTAAGACCACTCTCTCCCATATTATTGCCAATGAGTTGGAAGTGAATCTGCGGCAAACTTCTGGACCGGTACTGGAACGGCCTGGCGATCTGGCTGCTTTGCTTACCAATCTGGAGCCTCGGGATGTACTTTTTATCGATGAAATTCATCGCTTAAGCCCAGTGGTGGAGGAAGTGCTTTATCCGGCCATGGAGGATCGTCAGATTGATATTATGATTGGTGAGGGTCCGGCGGCGCGATCCATCAAACTGGATTTGGTGCCTTTTACCTTGGTGGGGGCGACCACCCGGGCAGGATTGTTGACTTCTCCTCTGCGGGATCGCTTTGGTATCGTGCAACGCCTAGAATTTTATGCGGTAGATCATTTAGTTTTGATTGTGGAACGTACGGCCCGTATTCTTGGCATGGCGATGGAAAAAGAGGGCGCCTTGGAGATTGCGCGCCGTTCCCGCGGAACGCCGCGAATTGCTAACCGCCTGCTGCGGCGAGTGCGGGATTATGCCGAAATCAAGGGAGATGGCCAGGTAACCCGCCAGGTAGCGCAAAAGGCCCTGGATTTGCTAGACGTGGATAGCCATGGTTTTGATACCATGGACCGCAAGTTGCTGTTAGCGATGCTTGAGAAATTCGATGGCGGGCCGGTGGGTGTCGATAGTCTAGCAGCCGCCATTGGCGAAGAGCGGGGTACTATTGAAGATGTCATAGAGCCATTTTTACTTCAGCAGGGATTCGTTATGCGTACGCCGCGAGGCCGAATGGCAACCCGCCATGCCTATCTTCATTTTGGTTTAAAACCGGCTGTAAAGATGGTGCCACAAGAAGTTTCTGATCTTTTTCCCAATGAATGA
- the ybgC gene encoding tol-pal system-associated acyl-CoA thioesterase — protein MNEFVWPVRVYYEDTDSGGVVYYANYLKFMERARTEWLRSLGFEQDVLLNEQGLLFVVRSLQLDYLRPGRFNDWLKVHSHLLERGRASLAFAQTVRRGEQTLLCQAEVKVVCLNAQTFRPCPIPKLILAEITGDC, from the coding sequence ATGAATGAATTTGTCTGGCCAGTGCGTGTTTACTATGAGGACACGGACAGCGGTGGCGTGGTTTATTATGCTAATTATCTCAAGTTTATGGAACGGGCCCGTACCGAGTGGTTGCGCAGCCTGGGTTTTGAGCAGGATGTTTTGCTCAATGAACAGGGGTTGTTATTTGTGGTACGCTCCTTGCAATTAGATTATTTGCGGCCAGGGCGCTTTAATGATTGGCTGAAGGTTCATAGCCATCTCCTGGAGCGTGGACGCGCCAGTTTGGCTTTTGCCCAGACGGTGCGGCGCGGGGAGCAAACGCTCCTCTGCCAGGCCGAAGTGAAGGTGGTTTGCCTAAATGCTCAAACCTTTCGCCCTTGTCCCATTCCTAAACTGATACTTGCGGAGATTACCGGTGACTGTTGA
- the tolQ gene encoding protein TolQ translates to MTVDLSLLDLITGASFLVQLVILILLIISVIAWTLIFRKRSELKQAREEADEFEDRFWSGKELNSLYAELAAQELPPGGMEGIFLAGFSEFARLRKQAGVEHRTVLDGTQRAMRVSLAREIDMLEASLPFLATAGSTSPYIGLFGTVWGIMNSFRGLGNAHQATLAMVAPGIAEALIATAMGLFAAIPAVIAYNRYAYEVERLANRYDTFVEEFSTILQRQIHTV, encoded by the coding sequence GTGACTGTTGATCTCTCTCTTCTGGATTTAATTACAGGTGCCAGCTTCTTGGTGCAATTGGTGATATTGATACTGCTAATTATTTCCGTGATTGCTTGGACTCTTATCTTCCGTAAACGCAGCGAGCTGAAGCAGGCCAGGGAGGAGGCCGACGAGTTTGAAGATCGGTTTTGGTCGGGGAAAGAACTCAATAGCCTCTACGCTGAACTAGCTGCCCAAGAGCTCCCGCCTGGGGGCATGGAAGGTATCTTTCTCGCGGGTTTCAGCGAGTTTGCACGTTTGCGCAAGCAGGCTGGCGTGGAGCACCGAACGGTATTGGATGGAACCCAGCGGGCGATGCGGGTTTCCTTGGCCCGAGAAATAGATATGCTGGAGGCTTCGCTGCCGTTTTTGGCCACAGCTGGTTCCACCAGCCCCTATATCGGCCTATTTGGCACCGTATGGGGAATCATGAATTCGTTCCGAGGCTTGGGCAATGCTCATCAAGCCACTTTAGCTATGGTGGCGCCAGGGATTGCCGAGGCGCTTATCGCCACCGCCATGGGGCTGTTTGCCGCTATTCCGGCGGTGATTGCCTATAATCGCTATGCTTATGAAGTGGAGCGCCTGGCCAACCGCTATGATACCTTTGTAGAGGAATTCTCTACTATTCTTCAGCGCCAGATTCATACTGTTTAA
- the tolR gene encoding protein TolR, giving the protein MYTLQQRKRRRLLAEINVVPYIDVMLVLLVIFMITAPMLTQGVKVDLPRAGSKPVKPPEDERPLLINVDAQGRYYINIGETPDQPVTADKLLEVVTLVLRHKPDTPILIGGDRQVSYGAVVKIMALLRQADVSQLGLITEPPPPQESR; this is encoded by the coding sequence ATGTATACTCTTCAGCAACGCAAGCGGCGCCGGCTCCTGGCGGAAATCAACGTGGTGCCCTACATTGATGTCATGTTGGTGTTATTGGTGATTTTCATGATTACGGCGCCGATGCTGACTCAGGGAGTTAAGGTTGATCTACCCCGGGCAGGCTCTAAGCCGGTAAAGCCGCCGGAGGATGAGCGGCCTTTGTTGATCAATGTGGACGCCCAAGGGCGTTATTATATTAATATAGGCGAAACGCCAGACCAGCCTGTTACAGCAGATAAGCTTTTAGAGGTAGTTACTTTGGTGCTGCGCCATAAGCCTGATACCCCCATTCTTATAGGAGGGGATCGCCAGGTTTCCTATGGCGCCGTGGTGAAGATAATGGCCCTGCTACGGCAGGCAGATGTTTCCCAACTCGGACTCATTACAGAGCCGCCGCCCCCGCAGGAATCTCGCTAA
- the tolA gene encoding cell envelope integrity protein TolA, producing the protein MENPRQKWFAFALALLVHGILFAVLVISLGWTPKPEPVNIAPAQIVQATVVDKEKLLAEAAQRRQAEQDALARQQALVQKREAAERQRAEAQRQQQARAEQARRETQEQQALEQKQQEEQARLKRLEAERQAKEEAARRQAEAEKKRAEEKKRQAEAEKRRLEEERRRAEAAKRKAEEERKKIEAAKRKAEEERKKAEAARRQQELQDRIEAEENAAQVEAARNRFLTQVKMRVQRYWIRPPSARDDLVVLLQVEMLPSGEVRNVKVAKSSGDRAFDRSGEAAVYKAAPLPIPAESAAAEDFLPRFNFKFCSDPSNCK; encoded by the coding sequence ATGGAGAATCCACGCCAGAAATGGTTCGCCTTTGCACTGGCTCTTTTGGTCCACGGTATTTTATTTGCTGTGTTGGTGATTAGTCTGGGCTGGACTCCTAAACCCGAGCCAGTCAATATTGCCCCGGCGCAGATTGTCCAAGCCACTGTCGTAGATAAGGAGAAGCTGTTAGCGGAAGCCGCCCAGCGGCGGCAAGCAGAACAGGATGCACTAGCCCGGCAGCAGGCCCTAGTGCAAAAACGGGAAGCAGCTGAACGGCAGCGGGCAGAAGCCCAGCGCCAGCAGCAGGCGAGAGCGGAACAGGCCAGGCGGGAAACCCAAGAACAACAGGCATTGGAGCAAAAACAGCAGGAGGAACAAGCCCGGCTTAAACGACTAGAGGCGGAGCGGCAGGCAAAGGAAGAAGCGGCCCGCCGTCAGGCGGAAGCCGAGAAAAAGCGCGCTGAGGAGAAAAAGCGCCAAGCCGAGGCCGAGAAGCGGCGGTTGGAGGAAGAACGGCGTCGGGCTGAGGCAGCCAAACGAAAAGCGGAAGAAGAGCGTAAAAAGATTGAGGCGGCTAAACGCAAGGCGGAGGAGGAACGCAAAAAAGCAGAAGCGGCCCGCCGCCAGCAGGAACTTCAGGACCGTATCGAGGCGGAGGAGAACGCCGCTCAAGTTGAGGCTGCCCGTAATCGCTTTTTAACGCAAGTAAAAATGCGAGTACAGCGTTACTGGATCCGCCCCCCGAGCGCCCGCGATGATCTTGTGGTTTTACTGCAAGTAGAAATGCTACCCAGCGGCGAGGTGCGCAATGTGAAAGTGGCTAAGAGCAGCGGTGACCGAGCCTTTGATCGCTCGGGAGAAGCAGCGGTTTATAAAGCTGCCCCTTTGCCAATACCGGCCGAGTCAGCGGCGGCAGAAGATTTCTTACCTAGATTTAATTTTAAATTCTGTTCTGATCCTTCTAATTGTAAATGA
- the tolB gene encoding Tol-Pal system beta propeller repeat protein TolB, whose translation MLALLVWLVSSPSVFAVLTIEITGGTEAALPIAIVPFQNEGSTPPENVAAVIAADLARSGRFAPLPEEDLISRPRNASDIQFQDWRRLGSEGLVIGKVISLGADRYEVRFQLFDIYKEEQLVGRRYQVPAAGLRHLAHQIADLIYETLTGEKGIFTTHIAFVTVSRAAHGAKQYSLQVADVDGHNPHTILRSKEPILSPAWSPDGTQLAYVSFERRRSEVFVQELRTGQRQSVASFSGINSAPDWSPDGGKLALVLSKEGNPEIYIRDLATGRLTRLTHNTAIDTEPAWAPDGGSIVFTSDRGGRPQLYQIPVSGGRAQRLTFDGAYNASASFAPDGRRLALIHGDKGQFHIAVLNLQSKELQVLTETRMDESPSFAPNGRMILYATSSPQGGVLAAVSTDGRVRQRLAQQGDEVREPAWSP comes from the coding sequence ATGTTGGCGCTGCTAGTGTGGCTAGTGTCTTCGCCCAGTGTTTTTGCCGTGCTCACCATTGAAATCACCGGTGGCACGGAAGCAGCGTTACCTATTGCCATTGTCCCCTTTCAGAATGAAGGGAGCACTCCCCCTGAGAATGTGGCCGCTGTCATCGCTGCCGATTTGGCCCGCAGCGGGCGCTTTGCCCCGTTGCCAGAGGAAGACCTGATTTCCCGCCCTCGCAATGCTTCTGATATCCAGTTCCAGGATTGGCGGCGGCTGGGTTCGGAAGGGTTGGTGATTGGAAAGGTGATCTCTTTAGGTGCGGACCGTTATGAAGTGCGCTTTCAACTCTTTGATATCTATAAGGAAGAGCAATTAGTAGGACGCCGTTACCAAGTTCCAGCGGCAGGACTGCGCCATCTAGCCCATCAAATTGCTGATCTTATCTACGAGACCTTGACCGGTGAAAAAGGAATTTTTACTACTCATATTGCCTTTGTGACCGTTTCTAGGGCTGCCCATGGAGCTAAACAATATTCCCTGCAAGTAGCCGATGTAGATGGCCATAATCCCCATACTATTCTGCGCTCGAAGGAACCCATTTTATCGCCGGCCTGGTCCCCCGATGGGACTCAGCTCGCCTATGTGTCCTTCGAGCGCAGGCGCTCGGAAGTTTTCGTTCAGGAATTGCGCACAGGGCAGCGACAATCCGTAGCCTCTTTTTCTGGGATTAACAGCGCCCCCGATTGGTCTCCGGATGGAGGCAAACTTGCTCTGGTCCTCTCCAAGGAAGGTAATCCGGAAATTTATATTCGTGATTTGGCAACCGGCAGGCTTACCCGTCTTACCCATAATACTGCCATTGATACCGAGCCCGCTTGGGCGCCTGATGGAGGGAGTATTGTCTTTACTTCGGATCGGGGAGGGCGGCCTCAACTTTATCAGATTCCGGTTTCAGGGGGACGAGCGCAACGTTTAACCTTCGATGGAGCCTATAATGCTTCTGCTTCGTTTGCGCCGGACGGCCGCCGCTTGGCTTTAATTCATGGGGATAAGGGACAGTTTCATATTGCCGTATTGAATTTACAAAGTAAGGAATTGCAGGTGCTGACCGAGACTCGGATGGATGAATCACCAAGCTTTGCCCCCAATGGCCGAATGATTCTTTATGCCACCTCGAGTCCTCAGGGAGGCGTCTTAGCCGCCGTCTCCACCGACGGTCGGGTTCGCCAGCGTTTAGCGCAGCAAGGTGATGAAGTCCGGGAACCCGCCTGGTCCCCTTGA
- the pal gene encoding peptidoglycan-associated lipoprotein Pal gives MRLVILFFLLAGIYGLVGCAGGTATTQGGPPDVVVEERGASPYPEGEALEEESATTWGIGEGAAYQGDPLADPASPLASRVVYFEFDSSEIQQDDRPIVEAHGGYLAKHPDIKVTLEGHTDERGSREYNLALGERRANAVRSLILLMGASEDQVEVVSYGEERPAVDGQDEGAWQLNRRVEILYPGE, from the coding sequence ATGCGTCTAGTTATTCTCTTTTTTCTGCTAGCGGGGATTTATGGGTTAGTGGGATGTGCGGGCGGTACCGCTACCACTCAAGGCGGGCCTCCGGATGTTGTCGTGGAGGAACGAGGCGCTTCCCCTTATCCTGAAGGTGAAGCCTTGGAAGAGGAAAGCGCCACCACCTGGGGAATCGGCGAAGGAGCCGCCTATCAAGGCGATCCCCTGGCCGATCCTGCTAGTCCTCTGGCCAGCCGGGTGGTTTACTTTGAATTTGATAGCAGCGAGATTCAGCAAGATGATCGGCCCATTGTGGAAGCTCATGGCGGTTATCTGGCAAAACACCCCGATATCAAGGTGACTCTGGAAGGCCATACTGATGAGCGGGGTTCTCGAGAATATAATTTGGCTTTAGGCGAACGGCGGGCCAACGCGGTGCGCAGTTTAATTCTTTTGATGGGAGCCTCGGAAGACCAAGTTGAAGTAGTAAGCTATGGTGAGGAGCGGCCAGCAGTGGATGGCCAGGATGAAGGTGCTTGGCAGCTCAATCGTCGGGTCGAAATCCTTTACCCAGGAGAGTAA
- the ybgF gene encoding tol-pal system protein YbgF has protein sequence MMVSWCRGRWLLAGGVLWAQLSVASGAEEVEVIDPGALEQRLQQIERIIEGQGLSELLSQMAELEANVRRLQGESEELRYEMDNLKRQQRELYVDLDRRLQKLSTSGESLSPLLPSEATEEVAEEVLVDSGEQTYQAALELLKEGRYEEAIAAFDQFPQQYPDSRYRPNAQYWLGEARYMLGDFNAAADTFQALVEQYPESAKVPDAMLKQGLAYYELAQWEQAKAQFQAVMTRYPASTASRLAEERFEKMKREGHP, from the coding sequence ATGATGGTGTCGTGGTGTCGGGGCCGTTGGTTATTGGCGGGGGGGGTGCTGTGGGCCCAGCTATCAGTGGCATCTGGGGCTGAAGAGGTTGAGGTGATCGACCCAGGCGCATTGGAGCAGCGCCTGCAGCAGATAGAGCGTATCATCGAGGGACAGGGATTGTCTGAGTTGTTATCGCAGATGGCGGAATTGGAAGCTAACGTACGGCGGCTTCAGGGAGAGAGCGAGGAACTGCGGTATGAGATGGATAATCTCAAAAGACAGCAGCGGGAATTATACGTGGATTTGGACCGGCGGTTACAAAAATTAAGCACTTCCGGGGAAAGTTTATCCCCCCTCTTGCCCTCGGAGGCGACGGAAGAAGTTGCAGAGGAAGTGCTCGTTGATTCCGGGGAACAAACTTACCAGGCCGCCTTGGAATTGCTTAAGGAAGGGCGCTATGAAGAGGCAATTGCCGCGTTTGACCAGTTTCCACAGCAGTACCCCGATAGCCGTTACCGGCCCAATGCCCAATACTGGCTGGGAGAAGCCCGGTACATGCTGGGTGACTTTAATGCTGCCGCCGACACTTTTCAGGCCCTGGTGGAACAATACCCGGAGAGTGCCAAGGTTCCCGATGCGATGCTCAAACAAGGATTGGCTTATTATGAGTTAGCGCAATGGGAACAAGCAAAAGCTCAATTCCAGGCAGTCATGACCCGCTATCCCGCTTCTACCGCTAGCCGCTTAGCCGAAGAGCGTTTCGAGAAAATGAAGCGGGAAGGTCATCCTTGA
- the queE gene encoding 7-carboxy-7-deazaguanine synthase QueE, which translates to MKRLRITEIFYSLQGEARSVGWPTAFVRLTGCPLRCHYCDTEYAFQGGRWMALDGILDAVAEFGVRHVTVTGGEPLAQSACLGLLTRLCDAGYEVSLETSGALDISAVDRRVIKVMDWKTPGSGEEARNLSTNLEHLSSQDQVKLVLCNRHDYDWAKGVLERHRLTEYCEVLFSPSYEQLSPTDLADWILADHLPVRMQIQLHKYLWGEEPGR; encoded by the coding sequence ATGAAACGTCTGCGTATTACTGAAATTTTTTATTCCCTACAGGGAGAAGCCCGCAGCGTTGGGTGGCCCACGGCGTTCGTGCGTTTAACCGGTTGCCCCCTCCGCTGCCATTACTGCGATACTGAATATGCCTTCCAAGGCGGGCGCTGGATGGCGCTGGACGGAATTCTTGACGCTGTTGCAGAATTTGGGGTCCGTCATGTCACCGTGACCGGCGGCGAGCCTCTAGCTCAATCAGCTTGCCTAGGACTTTTAACCCGGCTCTGCGATGCTGGGTATGAGGTCTCTTTAGAAACTAGTGGCGCCTTGGATATCTCGGCTGTTGATCGCCGGGTGATCAAGGTTATGGACTGGAAAACGCCAGGCTCAGGGGAAGAAGCCCGTAATCTTTCTACTAATCTTGAGCACCTCTCTTCCCAGGACCAGGTAAAGTTGGTGCTTTGTAACCGTCATGATTATGATTGGGCCAAGGGAGTCCTTGAGCGTCATCGTTTGACTGAGTATTGTGAAGTTTTGTTTTCCCCCAGCTACGAGCAATTGAGTCCCACTGATCTAGCTGACTGGATACTAGCAGATCATTTGCCCGTGAGGATGCAGATTCAGCTGCATAAATACCTTTGGGGGGAGGAGCCGGGACGATGA
- the queC gene encoding 7-cyano-7-deazaguanine synthase QueC, translating into MTAPKAVVLVSGGLDSATVLAIAREQEFICHTLSFNYGQRHRVELQAAAEISRRMGAVEHKRITIDLGGFGGSALTDPSMAVPEASSGAIPITYVPARNTVFLSFALGWAEVLGAQDIFIGVNAVDYSGYPDCRPAFIKAFEHLAKLATCAGLEGRAFRIQAPLLHLSKAEIIREGMRLGIDYSRTISCYQADENGRACGVCDSCRFRKQGFWDAGVPDPTRYH; encoded by the coding sequence ATGACTGCTCCCAAAGCGGTAGTCTTAGTCTCTGGGGGCCTGGATTCAGCCACGGTGCTAGCCATTGCCCGGGAGCAGGAGTTTATTTGCCACACCCTAAGTTTTAATTATGGCCAGCGGCACCGGGTTGAGCTCCAGGCGGCTGCTGAGATTTCTCGCCGGATGGGAGCGGTAGAGCATAAACGTATCACCATCGATTTGGGAGGATTCGGGGGGTCGGCGCTGACGGACCCTAGTATGGCTGTACCGGAAGCATCCAGCGGGGCCATACCCATTACCTACGTACCTGCGCGGAATACGGTTTTTTTATCGTTTGCCTTGGGTTGGGCTGAAGTATTGGGAGCCCAAGATATCTTCATTGGCGTCAATGCGGTGGATTACTCGGGTTATCCTGATTGCCGCCCAGCGTTTATTAAGGCTTTTGAACATCTGGCTAAACTTGCCACCTGCGCAGGCTTGGAAGGGCGGGCATTTCGCATTCAAGCTCCGCTTCTTCATCTATCCAAGGCAGAGATTATCCGGGAAGGGATGCGCTTGGGAATTGATTATTCTCGCACGATTTCTTGTTATCAAGCGGATGAGAATGGGCGGGCTTGCGGAGTCTGTGATTCTTGCCGGTTCCGCAAGCAGGGCTTTTGGGATGCGGGTGTGCCCGATCCTACCCGTTACCATTAA
- a CDS encoding TolC family protein has translation MALTYSTIGAAAYTLTLEDVLALAQGNPNIVAAQAQQDAASAALQTARAYPNPEAQLMAGPSKALAPGTPGGLSAFAQIAQPIELPSVRSSRARGAMAGLETAQAATSNVSLAILAQAKQAFYEILRRQNEAEVAIQNQALLEQIRDRVKLRVETGEAPRYEFVKAEAEVLSAIKNRERAQLQINSAKSMLRALIGASLPIDFEAKGKLAVPKDVPSVEKLRSLVLERHPAIIQIQGQMRQAQAQLRLEQNLRYPQPTFMASFQRAPDLDQWLFGFAIPLPLWNQRQGPIAAAAAELKQSEAAAEQQRLVLLREIEIAHTRYRIAARQEEAFETGLLKEAEYALKVAETAYRQGARGILDYLDAQRIYQTVRQDYINARFDKQMAYIEIERLLASDL, from the coding sequence TTGGCGTTGACCTATTCAACTATAGGGGCGGCTGCCTACACACTGACATTGGAGGATGTGTTGGCGCTGGCGCAAGGCAATCCGAATATTGTCGCTGCCCAGGCCCAACAGGATGCCGCTTCCGCAGCGCTACAGACAGCGCGCGCCTATCCCAATCCTGAAGCCCAATTAATGGCGGGACCTTCCAAGGCGCTCGCACCGGGAACGCCTGGTGGCCTCAGCGCTTTTGCGCAGATTGCCCAGCCTATTGAACTTCCCAGTGTTCGTTCATCCCGTGCACGTGGTGCAATGGCAGGGCTGGAGACGGCTCAGGCGGCTACGTCTAACGTGAGCCTCGCTATTCTAGCCCAAGCGAAGCAGGCTTTTTATGAAATTCTGCGGCGGCAGAATGAGGCGGAGGTTGCTATACAAAATCAGGCTTTGCTAGAGCAAATTCGGGATCGGGTAAAATTGCGGGTAGAGACGGGAGAGGCTCCCCGCTATGAATTTGTTAAGGCTGAAGCGGAAGTTTTAAGCGCTATTAAAAACCGTGAACGGGCTCAACTGCAGATTAATAGCGCCAAATCGATGTTGCGGGCACTGATCGGAGCAAGCTTACCTATAGATTTTGAAGCCAAAGGCAAATTGGCCGTGCCCAAGGATGTTCCCTCTGTTGAGAAGCTTCGTAGTCTGGTGCTTGAGCGCCATCCTGCGATTATTCAAATTCAGGGCCAGATGCGGCAAGCGCAGGCGCAGCTAAGGCTTGAACAAAATCTTAGATATCCCCAACCTACCTTCATGGCAAGCTTTCAGCGGGCTCCAGATCTGGATCAGTGGCTTTTCGGATTTGCTATTCCATTGCCCCTATGGAACCAGCGTCAAGGACCTATAGCGGCAGCTGCTGCTGAGCTCAAACAGAGCGAGGCCGCCGCGGAGCAGCAGCGCTTGGTTTTATTGCGGGAGATTGAAATTGCTCACACTCGTTACCGGATTGCGGCCCGGCAGGAGGAAGCTTTTGAAACGGGCCTGCTCAAAGAGGCGGAGTATGCTCTTAAGGTTGCTGAAACCGCTTACCGTCAAGGGGCGCGGGGTATTCTTGATTACCTGGATGCTCAGCGTATTTACCAAACAGTTCGCCAAGACTATATTAATGCCCGCTTTGATAAGCAAATGGCCTATATCGAAATTGAACGCCTACTTGCCAGTGACTTATGA
- a CDS encoding efflux RND transporter periplasmic adaptor subunit yields MFNSNAMQVFVLALVFSLVLFPSCLVAEGPSPSLDSANTIEVSDILAQQLKVRPVGHGRVRDTLRLPGRVQLDEQRLARIGASVTGRITALYAILGQEVQRGDILAELNSTELGAAQAAYLKASSQVSLRKLAVSRAQRLLAGDVIGSAELQEREGELVAAEVEMQAGADQLRVLGMSDRSIKQLTRNGQIDSHSHITATLSGTVIDRRISLGQVVQPSDTLYTIADLSHVWLVAQIPENQAYLVQEGQEAEAEIPALPGPSATGQLIYVADVVDPNTRTVTMRMDVPNPQGQIRPNMLASIVIHTRAAPELVVPAQAIVRQGREDFIFVQSDPRHFTLRPVKLGPNGGEFRGVVSGLTVGEPIVVEGAFHLNNERLRRNLD; encoded by the coding sequence ATGTTTAATTCTAATGCCATGCAAGTGTTTGTCCTTGCCCTTGTCTTCAGCCTCGTGTTGTTTCCCTCTTGCTTGGTTGCCGAGGGGCCAAGTCCTTCCCTTGATAGCGCTAACACTATCGAGGTCTCTGATATACTGGCCCAGCAGCTCAAGGTCAGGCCAGTGGGGCACGGTCGTGTCCGGGATACGCTGCGTTTGCCGGGCCGTGTCCAGCTTGATGAGCAACGCCTGGCGCGGATTGGGGCTTCCGTTACTGGCCGGATCACCGCGCTGTACGCTATTTTGGGCCAGGAAGTACAGCGGGGCGATATTCTGGCTGAGCTTAACAGCACCGAACTTGGAGCGGCGCAGGCCGCCTACCTTAAAGCTTCCTCCCAAGTCAGTTTGCGTAAATTAGCGGTTAGCCGGGCCCAACGCCTGCTGGCCGGGGATGTGATTGGCTCCGCCGAACTCCAGGAACGGGAAGGTGAACTCGTTGCAGCCGAGGTAGAAATGCAGGCAGGAGCTGACCAGCTCCGGGTGCTGGGAATGAGCGACAGAAGTATCAAGCAGCTCACCCGTAATGGGCAAATTGATTCTCACTCCCATATTACCGCGACCCTAAGTGGCACGGTGATCGACCGGCGCATCAGCCTTGGGCAGGTCGTGCAACCCTCGGATACGCTTTATACGATTGCCGATCTTTCCCATGTATGGTTAGTGGCTCAAATCCCGGAGAACCAAGCTTACTTGGTTCAGGAGGGCCAGGAGGCAGAAGCGGAAATACCAGCTCTGCCTGGCCCCTCAGCCACAGGCCAGCTTATTTATGTTGCCGATGTGGTGGACCCGAATACCCGCACCGTTACGATGCGAATGGATGTTCCTAATCCCCAGGGGCAAATTAGACCCAATATGCTGGCCTCAATAGTTATTCATACCCGAGCCGCGCCTGAACTCGTGGTTCCAGCTCAAGCTATCGTGCGCCAAGGCAGAGAGGATTTCATTTTCGTGCAGAGCGATCCTCGGCATTTCACGCTTCGCCCCGTTAAGTTAGGTCCTAATGGAGGCGAATTTCGAGGGGTAGTGAGCGGATTAACAGTCGGTGAACCTATTGTAGTGGAAGGGGCTTTTCACTTAAATAACGAGCGCTTGCGCCGCAATTTGGATTAG